A window from Triticum aestivum cultivar Chinese Spring chromosome 6D, IWGSC CS RefSeq v2.1, whole genome shotgun sequence encodes these proteins:
- the LOC123144630 gene encoding RING-H2 finger protein ATL58: MSTCTSPDPPDYCSAVSRELKLYQAFIFSVPVFFTFVLLLFFYLFYLWRRRANWQSLQMRADNLIRGDNPRLECGINKEMREMLPVVIFKESFLIRETQCSVCLADYQADERLQRIPPCGHTFHIDCIDHWFSKNTTCPLCRVSLLTAPRAASVAPTDLETQAIEEDCSSNAQHHVGLRDEHTRPEDQALDGRISAGPSQQTNVEASVVVVIAPQTAGSPSSCHLSAV; the protein is encoded by the exons ATGTCTACTTGTACTTCCCCAGATCCACCGGACTACTGCTCCGCCGTATCGCGTGAGCTTAAACTATACCAGGCCTTCATCTTCTCTGTGCCAGTTTTCTTCACATTCGTCTTGCTTCTCTTCTTCTACTTGTTCTACCTGTGGCGGCGCAGAGCGAATTGGCAGTCCTTGCAAATGAGGGCTGATAATTTGATCAGGGGGGATAACCCTAGG TTGGAGTGTGGCATAAATAAGGAGATGCGTGAGATGTTGCCAGTCGTGATCTTCAAGGAGAGCTTCTTGATCAGGGAAACACA GTGCTCGGTCTGCTTAGCAGACTATCAAGCAGATGAGCGGCTTCAGAGAATACCCCCTTGTGGTCACACCTTCCACATCGATTGCATTGACCACTGGTTTTCTAAGAACACTACTTGCCCTCTTTGCCGAGTATCGCTCCTGACTGCCCCCAGAGCTGCAAGCGTCGCTCCAACCGATCTGGAAACACAAGCCATCGAAGAGGACTGCTCTTCAAATGCGCAGCATCATGTGGGCCTTAGAGATGAGCACACGCGACCGGAGGATCAGGCACTGGACGGCAGGATCAGTGCCGGCCCATCACAGCAGACTAACGTGGAAGCATCAGTTGTTGTAGTCATCGCGCCTCAAACAGCAGGGTCTCCAAGTTCTTGCCACTTGTCTGCCGTGTAA